One genomic region from Phragmites australis chromosome 1, lpPhrAust1.1, whole genome shotgun sequence encodes:
- the LOC133917186 gene encoding uncharacterized protein LOC133917186: protein MAAPARPAATSVSGAFGLPPDARCSFDQPRRREGLQDERLVRTFVDAYGHRQQETCYPKDAVMAAVEECMRKQADALLHSLEGIGGRLSQLELYCYKLERSIGELRSGVMDYHSESTVNFRCIEKNLRQVQKDVQILQDRQDLAETPKELAKLQQLHEVPAQKSEATAFSMLATRENDQVAKHEVALLPLHQVNGMQTPCMQVQSSNGFVLQQLVPVSLSTQHDQQQLNQAAVYYMQSQDHAKSTDSKPLEPLVQVMQPLVQNTEAMVAVELPQNSSHATELYPQPQNHRLQMPNQQVDPHTWHSQQPMVQQQQYVIQHVPRQMAQQQSSSPQSQSAPQVTPLYPPYCSQKPVNANTEPISRAVAVQPPYCSLQQKHHEAAHSFYGQGNTILLPMAEHNIQHQQPQSLQPHNQSPCPPQPSKPNHCSVASYAVQGSGQTYSSTYKNPSNCPATVVAVLPQPPAAAPVAFHHLGPQVVHNHTFGHMVETASVVGYARDRVETLPVVTAAQPIDSSAMADRLNAGSNVTSPREW from the exons ATGGCCGCCCCCGCGCgccccgccgccacctccgtcTCCGGCGCCTTCGGCCTGCCCCCGGACGCCCGCTGCTCCTTCGACCAGCCGCGCCGCCGCGAG GGTTTGCAGGACGAGAGGCTGGTGAGGACGTTCGTGGACGCCTACGGGCACCGGCAGCAGGAGACCTGCTACCCCAAGGACGCCGTGATGGCGGCAGTGGAGGAGTGCATGCGGAAGCAGGCCGACGCGCTGCTGCACTCGCTTGAGGGCATCGGGGGCAGGCTCTCGCAGCTCGAGCTCTACTGCTACAAGCTCGAGAGGTCCATCGGGGAGCTGCGCAGCGGCGTCATGGACTATCACAGCGAGTCCACCGTCAACTTCCGATGCATCGAGAAGAATCTCAGACAG GTCCAGAAAGACGTGCAGATTCTCCAGGATAGGCAAGATTTAGCTGAAACTCCAAAAGAACTAGCCAAACTTCAACAATTGCACGAGGTCCCTGCTCAAAAGAGTGAAGCTACTGCCTTTTCGATGCTTGCAACAAGGGAAAATGATCAAGTTGCAAAGCATGAGGTTGCCCTTTTGCCGCTTCACCAAGTTAATGGGATGCAAACCCCTTGTATGCAAGTCCAGAGCAGCAATGGATTTGTTCTGCAGCAACTAGTGCCTGTTTCTTTGAGCACGCAACATGATCAGCAGCAGTTGAACCAAGCTGCTGTGTACTATATGCAAAGCCAGGATCATGCCAAGTCCACAGATAGCAAACCATTGGAACCTTTAGTTCAAGTTATGCAGCCTCTTGTCCAGAATACTGAAGCCATGGTTGCAGTTGAACTGCCTCAAAATTCTAGTCACGCAACAGAATTATACCCCCAACCCCAGAATCACAGGCTACAGATGCCTAACCAGCAGGTTGATCCACATACATGGCATTCCCAACAGCCCATGGTGCAACAGCAGCAATACGTTATTCAGCATGTCCCTCGACAGATGGCTCAACAACAATCATCGTCTCCGCAGTCTCAGAGTGCTCCTCAAGTCACACCCTTGTATCCTCCATACTGTTCCCAGAAGCCTGTCAATGCTAACACTGAACCAATTTCAAGAGCTGTGGCTGTGCAGCCTCCATACTGTTCACTGCAGCAGAAGCATCATGAAGCCGCCCATTCATTTTATGGCCAAGGCAACACAATTTTGCTTCCAATGGCAGAGCATAACATCCAGCATCAGCAGCCACAATCGCTGCAGCCACACAATCAGAGCCCTTGTCCACCTCAGCCAAGCAAACCCAATCACTGCAGTGTTGCGTCTTATGCTGTTCAGGGAAGTGGCCAAACCTACAGCTCCACATACAAGAACCCTTCTAACTGCCCTGCAACTGTTGTTGCTGTTCTGCCTCAGCCTCCAGCTGCTGCTCCTGTGGCGTTTCATCATTTGGGACCACAAGTTGTGCACAATCATACATTTGGACATATGGTTGAAACAGCTAGTGTAGTAGGGTATGCACGGGATCGAGTCGAGACTCTCCCAGTGGTCACTGCAGCCCAACCTATAGACTCCAGTGCCATGGCTGACAGGCTCAATGCTGGCAGCAATGTAACTTCCCCACGCGAATGGTGA